A window from Calliopsis andreniformis isolate RMS-2024a chromosome 7, iyCalAndr_principal, whole genome shotgun sequence encodes these proteins:
- the LOC143181727 gene encoding serine/threonine/tyrosine-interacting protein isoform X1 — protein sequence MLSIDSDETHQDEDTTSTNGSDDYLTLPITMEEPKVWTYTMRRHMQEVVPGLYLGPYSAATRSKLQSLLDHGITHIICVRQDTEANFIKPNFPDKFKYLVLNIADTATENIIQHFHKVKTFIDEGLNSGGQVLVHSNASISRSAALVLAYVMETYGLSQTRAYAMVQQKRFCINPNEGFMAQLREYEPIYQAQKTLKNGQQSSVKQRTKRSIYQMDIE from the exons GACACCACTAGTACAAATGGATCCGATGATTATCTGACATTACCCATCACCATGGAAGAGCCAAAAGTATGGACTTACACTATGAGAAGACATATGCAG GAGGTGGTACCTGGATTGTATCTTGGTCCATACAGTGCAGCCACTCGGTCAAAACTACAATCTTTACTAGACCATGGTATAACACATATAATATGTGTTAGGCAGGACACAGAAGCAAATTTTATTAAGCCCAACTTTCCTGATAAATTCAA GTATCTCGTTTTAAACATCGCTGACACAGCGACAGAAAACATTATCCAACACTTCCATAAAGTGAAAACATTCATCGATGAAGGTCTAAATTCTGGTGGTCAAGTCTTGGTACACAGTAACGCTAGTATATCGAGATCTGCAGCATTGGTTCTAGCATATGTTATGGAAACATATGGACTTTCTCAAac ACGCGCGTACGCAATGGTACAGCAGAAAAGGTTTTGTATAAACCCCAATGAGGGTTTTATGGCACAGCTACGAGAGTATGAACCTATATATCAAGCGCAGAAAACGTTAAAAAATGGTCAACAAAGTTCAGTTAAACAGAGAACCAAAAGAAGCATCTACCAAATGGATATTGAGTGA
- the LOC143181727 gene encoding serine/threonine/tyrosine-interacting protein isoform X2: MEEPKVWTYTMRRHMQEVVPGLYLGPYSAATRSKLQSLLDHGITHIICVRQDTEANFIKPNFPDKFKYLVLNIADTATENIIQHFHKVKTFIDEGLNSGGQVLVHSNASISRSAALVLAYVMETYGLSQTRAYAMVQQKRFCINPNEGFMAQLREYEPIYQAQKTLKNGQQSSVKQRTKRSIYQMDIE; this comes from the exons ATGGAAGAGCCAAAAGTATGGACTTACACTATGAGAAGACATATGCAG GAGGTGGTACCTGGATTGTATCTTGGTCCATACAGTGCAGCCACTCGGTCAAAACTACAATCTTTACTAGACCATGGTATAACACATATAATATGTGTTAGGCAGGACACAGAAGCAAATTTTATTAAGCCCAACTTTCCTGATAAATTCAA GTATCTCGTTTTAAACATCGCTGACACAGCGACAGAAAACATTATCCAACACTTCCATAAAGTGAAAACATTCATCGATGAAGGTCTAAATTCTGGTGGTCAAGTCTTGGTACACAGTAACGCTAGTATATCGAGATCTGCAGCATTGGTTCTAGCATATGTTATGGAAACATATGGACTTTCTCAAac ACGCGCGTACGCAATGGTACAGCAGAAAAGGTTTTGTATAAACCCCAATGAGGGTTTTATGGCACAGCTACGAGAGTATGAACCTATATATCAAGCGCAGAAAACGTTAAAAAATGGTCAACAAAGTTCAGTTAAACAGAGAACCAAAAGAAGCATCTACCAAATGGATATTGAGTGA